gagaagtgagaatgtttttttttactttcaaatatTCTTATTGCCGCTCTTAAATAAGACAACTAATATTGTCGCAACACTGATTAGAGTAGAACATACCAGCAAAAAATGTGCAGGCTCGTCTTAGTGGAACTGTGCCAGTTTTGTTCATATCTGACCAGAGTTTAGATGCATACTCCATGCTTTGTGGTGAATTCTAAAacaagaaatatattatttgactTATTTTGGAATGTAGAACATCAGGCAGCAGAACACACATCATGCTGTATTTATGCTATCCTTTTCCACCATCGCCTCTGCATCAACTTTATGGTTTCCACATACATATTCAGGCATTCAGCAGAAAATTAACTACAAGCAACATGAGAATGCGAGTTTTCTTACGGTTTTTCTTTTCTTAGCTGTTGCATTAGAATCTGTAAGTTCAcaatggatgcaggccgcttccaaccaaagcaactggtggtctatgagggaggcctatgtccaacagtggacatccaaTGGCTGATATGATTGTAAGACAGGACATAAACAACATTAAGTGTCAAATTCTTAAAAGAAGCCACACATACCTGTTTATAGCATGCAGCTAGTATCAAAACAACTGGATATTTCGGGTACTTGGACATGTTAACCTGCCTCTCCTTCACTTTCTCAAACACTCGGTACATCTCATCATACATCTCATGACTATAAAGCAGGTCTAGAAGCACTTGGTATGTGACTAGCTGGTCGAAAAATTTGTCATTAGCTGGGTCCTCAAAACActgtaaacaatataaatttaaaatttaattactttttaatcaGGTGAATTTTACTATACAGAAAGTTAACTACATGGTTGTAATACAATTgtactcttttttttatattgcttgTCCTtcctattaattaatttctatatatttatttattgaggcAAAAACATAAGATCTTACACTATCTTTTAGCTTGATGAAACCTAAATAGGTAACTGAATACATGACATAAGGCACAGGTTTTTTATGCATtgttcatttaattcatttacattatatatcatcatcatcatcatttcattttttcatacaaatatctgccctgacacgggaatcaaggacctcaagcttcgtagtcaggttctctaaccactaggccatctagtTGTTGTAAATCACTTGAATCATATGGTTCACTAACGTTTCGCAACtaatgtttggcaacctgattcattttgcaactttttaatatttctgaaactgtaaatatttcaggatctttataaaactaacctaacctaaagggttctacacgatggccctaaaataaatcctgaaatatttacagttttagtttgcgaaatgaaaagttgcaaaatgaatcaggttgccaatcGTTGATTGTCACAAAATGTAGCATGCAGATAGCTAAACATAACACATAGGCTGTTGTGTCCAGCTGCTGTCACAAAATTCCTGCAGGATCAGAATAAAATCGAAAATTTGAACCACTAGTGAGGCTTAGAGATGTGAAATTTGGAaagagtttttttaagcaacatGAATGAATCTCACAATGTAATTTGCAGGAATTCTGTTAGGAATTATTGCGAAATCCCGAAATTTTGGTAGGAATTGGTATGAGGTGAGGATAGCTGACAAAgtctttgtataattttatatgtaatATTATCTTTTTCAACAAGCAGTGTTGTTGTTACCTGCAAAGCCTCATTGGGTGCATCTAAGAAGTGGAACATTCTCATCACCACAGGACCAAAGACAAAGGATCCAAACCGGTATTCTGTTGTCTGTGTGTTGAACCTGCAAATTAATAAATGTAACTGATTATGGCAGTGTCATTAATTACCTAATGCAGGTTTATTCACCAACATACTTTTAACCCTTAATtcctataaatgtttttttgttttacgatttTTATCATTACTCAATATACCTTTGCTGCAATAGTATTGTCCAATTTGAGATACCTTCTCTGTCACAACTTACTCTATTCCACTTTTAAGTCAGTGATTCATTCATTATCACTGCACTGCACTGCATCCATTATCACTGTGATGTTGGTGCGGGGCTCCCATGTTAATTCAATATAGCCATAATTAAAAAATGGAATCTACTTAGAAGTTCATGATAGCATTCAAAGAAACATTAATTACTgataatttcataatttatacAGTTTTCTTTGACATCAGTGAAGCAAAAGTgcagttttgtaattttgagtaagtatctatctacctatcaaATAATTTGGCAAATGTTAACATAATAACTGACACCCCATCCTCATTTTCCAAttggaaataaatatataaattataaagctACTTAATTCAATATCTAACTTACTTTTTAACCATTTTTAGACACAGCTCCAAATCCGAGGGCTCAGCCATATGTACCATATTTTTCAGATCCTCTGTAAATATCATGCTTTTGGGATCGTCAACAAATTCAGTCATCTTAGTCCTGAACTTATCAGAGAAATTGATAAACTGCTCCTTCACCTTCTTCCTTGAATGTAGAAAGCCGTCAATTCCCAGGGCTGACGGTGCGTATAACTGCGAAACTAGTAAGACAAGAAACATGCTATAATACAGAAATATCATTGAAAAGATTGCAAATACACGAAAACCGGCTGTTCTTCAACTTAATCATCACTAAACCGAAAATGGTTTAAATGGTTACCTCGTGTCAACTGAATCGCTCTACATGGCAAAAAGAAACGGAAATTGTTCACTATGGGATTCCTCGATAAAGTATTCATTAATAAAgacattttaacaaataaattttaactatAAGGTTTTGAAATTATTGAGGTTATAggttataatgaaataaattgacatttatttagttttttctgctgtcactgtcaaccAACCAGATGCAATCAGAATGAAAGCGTTTGAGTCACGTAATATAACGTTGGTATCAATGACTGaacttacctttttttttgtacatagttaaatgttaacaaataaaaatgacttgACTGCATTAAAGTAATCACAATCAGTCAATTAGACATAGTGCGACAGAGATCATAATGAACGCAGCAAAAAAATGAATTAACACGGCTACCTTGCAAAAACTTCACTTTTTACAGTTCGCCTGATCGTGGCTGTTGGTTTCTTTTGTTcgtggtttttagttttttattttgagattaaaCACGAATAATATAAAGCTAAtgataatgtttttgtttttttactttataaataaagtgCCCTTGTCGTGCCTTCCTCGTGCAAACTAATTTACTTGTTCTCATCTGTGTCTCTGTTTTCATTTAGTTTGTCTTGTCTGTGCTACTTATCagtatctgcagggctactatgaagctcgaactcgaagttcgtatcgtactgtccctctcgctctcgtattaaacagtataagtgtcagagaaaccgtacgacacgaacttcgagtttcgtagtaaccctgctgtaatgtaatgtcaaATGTGACACAATTTTGTGAAATCATATTTCgtttttggatataataatttatccctagtaaataataataatagtgtgACAATTTTAACTGCTAATGCTCACGAGATTACGGTGATCATTCTCAGATAAAATTCTTTAATGGTTTGCTTTTGCACCATTTGACTGCACTTGAAACTCGGTGCCCATATCATGAATTTCAAGCTCCTTTTCCTTGTATCTATTTAGTGTTACAGCGGCGTGTTAGTTTTGAAGTAAATTAAGCTGAAGACAGAATgtgttaaattgaattaaatggtaattatcttttaattatgtacaataaaactACTTCAGTCCGGTTGTGATGCAATGTGGCATTACTGACCTGCATTTAAGTTCGTATCCGGTTTTCATAAACCAATTTCTGCCTTGAAAGTGATTATTAGTAGCACTGATTTGACTGATTATTTTAATCAGAATAAGCATATGGCCATGtgattataaaataattgtcaAGATATTTAgcaatttaaattgtttaaaattaaattaaaatatgacaTAACTATTTTAAGTTGCTTCAAGATTTCCAGCAATTAATCAGTCTTTCTTTCCTTATTTCCTATTGCTCAAGATAAATCAGAAAAAttagtaaattatatttaattaaaaaatatattgatggTTCGAGTATATTGCATATTATCAAAAATGTCTTCATTATTTATCTTCTATAATTTGATTACCTTTTAAAAGTTAAGTTTTCTGCAGGATTACAATCCAGAATTGTTGAAGCTttcttaagttttattttgttttataataatagaaCAGTGGGGACCTTTTTTACCATATTTTGTACCTTCTTGTTGCTGACCGAATGTTGAATTAGTAATCCTCTACCCTTTCGAAATTCATGCTATGTGTACTGTTGGAATAACCATAAAAAGCACTGGATGAGTACtgatataaatatttcaaattatgtACAGAAAATTCAATATATTGTTAAATAACTTGCATTCCTTTGCgctaatattttaatttgtattttttctagcCAAGAATGCAAAACATCTGATTCACACAAATGTCTTAAAACCATGGATGGTAAAGTAAAATGAACATTGTCATGGAAATGAAtggacaaaattaaatacatgtCGAAGGATGTGTGAAGATTCCAAGTCATTTTCATAAACACCTACATCATTTGTGAAAGAATCATGTTGGCCCTGACTGTACTGATGTTCACAGGGAGGGAAATGTAATCATTGATATAGTTACCGATACTTATTAAACTTTCTGCAACACATCAACTTCATGAGAGTTATCAGCCATACAATCTAGCCAAACTTCAGTATCTCAAAATAACTTTCATGAAAGTGACAGGCATTgcttgcaaataaaaataatgaaaaaaaatacatgatatTTTATTAGTAGACATTTAATTAACtctacattttatttcattgtacaaactttattatattgaatTCTTTTTTACAGATTTCCAATAAAATCTTCAAATCTGAAGTTTCAGAGATTACATTTTGAATCAAAGTGGTATCAAGATGGCTGAACAGAACTATGAAAACCCCAAGAGTAAATCCTTTGATACATTCAGAGATGAAGacccaaaaaaatctaaaagaaAAAGGTATCATTCAAAGCATGATTCAAAAACAAAGCAAGAACATTTAGAATGCAGAACACCACCTCTTCCCACGGGCATAAGTAGCATAGAAGAACTTATAAAACAAAGAGAAAGTCTCCAAGAAGAGTTAAATAGTTACAATGatgaaacaagaaaaaaatttaaacctttaaatagtataaagaaATTTAGTGATGGCAGTAAGGAGAGTAAAAAACATACAAGTCAATCTTTggacaatataaataattttggttCAAAAGATAAGCATCAAAAAGTACTGGAGGACTCCCCACCCCAATATGATGATAACTCAGAAGATgaagaaaatattattgaaatcaGGAGAAAACGACGGAAGCAACTTTTAGAAAAATTGAACTTTACTCATGAAGAAGACCAAGCTgaaaaaaatttgcaaaagACTACTTCAAACCAAAAACATGTCCATCCTGACAATTTCAGCAATCAA
This portion of the Choristoneura fumiferana chromosome 14, NRCan_CFum_1, whole genome shotgun sequence genome encodes:
- the LOC141435129 gene encoding pentatricopeptide repeat-containing protein 2, mitochondrial-like, with protein sequence MSLLMNTLSRNPIVNNFRFFLPCRAIQLTRVSQLYAPSALGIDGFLHSRKKVKEQFINFSDKFRTKMTEFVDDPKSMIFTEDLKNMVHMAEPSDLELCLKMVKKFNTQTTEYRFGSFVFGPVVMRMFHFLDAPNEALQCFEDPANDKFFDQLVTYQVLLDLLYSHEMYDEMYRVFEKVKERQVNMSKYPKYPVVLILAACYKQNSPQSMEYASKLWSDMNKTGTVPLRRACTFFAALALKQGAPHIALESISIQKQHYVTIRNIKASALAEMGRADDAIPVLRAVLEIDSPQQKDKHTFFEETIAKVREAVEKSDNKDVKKEFDDIVTAMVDRQLIDSKQTLDMLLNAEIAGLPKKQESVQGMPGSFQKRMPFGQRQRKRYP